Proteins encoded within one genomic window of Saccharopolyspora pogona:
- the holA gene encoding DNA polymerase III subunit delta: protein MSAPAVVPDPLQLVLGDEELLVERALWAAVGAARAADPEAELRRVKVSELTPPELTELLSPSLFAEGRVLAVESAQDAGKEIAEALLMHAKQPADGVMLVVVHSGGGRSKHAKELPNALRKLGARVTECNKITKPAEREAFVRDEVRRAGGKTDSAGVASLIETVGSDLRELSAAATQLVADTGGKVDETAVRRYHRGRAEVTGFAVAEKAVTGDRAAALEALRWAVQLGVPHVLIADALADSVRTIGRVAAAGGRNDPFRLAGELGMPAWKVKKALAQSRGWNASSLAQALQAVAEVNAGVKGMAADATYALERTVLRLVELRNQRS, encoded by the coding sequence ATGAGCGCACCGGCCGTGGTCCCCGATCCGCTGCAGTTGGTTCTCGGCGACGAAGAACTGCTGGTGGAACGCGCGCTTTGGGCTGCTGTCGGAGCCGCCCGCGCGGCCGATCCGGAAGCCGAACTGCGCCGCGTGAAGGTGAGCGAACTCACTCCTCCGGAGCTGACCGAACTGCTCAGCCCATCGTTGTTCGCGGAGGGCCGGGTGCTGGCGGTGGAGTCCGCCCAGGACGCGGGCAAGGAGATCGCCGAGGCGCTGCTGATGCACGCCAAGCAGCCGGCGGACGGGGTCATGCTCGTCGTCGTGCACAGCGGCGGAGGCCGCTCGAAGCACGCCAAGGAACTACCCAATGCACTGCGCAAACTAGGCGCGCGGGTCACCGAGTGCAACAAGATCACCAAGCCCGCGGAGCGGGAGGCGTTCGTCCGCGACGAGGTGCGCCGGGCCGGCGGCAAGACCGATTCCGCCGGGGTGGCTTCGCTGATCGAAACGGTCGGTTCCGACCTGCGGGAGCTGTCGGCCGCGGCGACGCAGCTGGTCGCCGACACCGGCGGCAAGGTCGACGAGACGGCCGTGCGCCGCTACCACCGCGGGCGAGCCGAGGTGACCGGGTTCGCGGTAGCGGAGAAGGCGGTGACGGGTGACCGGGCGGCCGCCCTGGAGGCCTTGCGGTGGGCTGTGCAGCTCGGCGTCCCGCACGTGCTGATCGCCGACGCGCTCGCGGACTCGGTCCGCACCATCGGCCGCGTCGCCGCCGCGGGCGGTCGCAACGATCCGTTCCGGCTGGCAGGGGAGCTGGGCATGCCCGCGTGGAAGGTGAAGAAGGCGCTGGCGCAGTCCCGGGGCTGGAACGCTTCGAGCCTCGCGCAGGCGCTCCAGGCGGTCGCAGAGGTCAACGCCGGGGTCAAGGGCATGGCCGCCGACGCCACCTACGCCTTGGAACGCACCGTCCTGCGCCTCGTGGAGCTCCGCAACCAGCGTTCGTGA
- a CDS encoding MFS transporter yields MPTDLESRTGGTGQLRRTVTASVIGTIAEYYDFFIYGTASALVFNKVFFPEVDPLVGTLAAFSTYAVGFFARPLGGLVWGHIGDRIGRQKTLVYTLLLTGLGTFVVGLMPTYEQIGLWAAVILVVVRLIQGFGVGGEQGGALLLTAEAAPPGKRGFYASFVQMGSPAAYLIPTVLFAVLEAQLPEAAFVSWGWRIPFLLSAVVVVIGLYIRLRVPESATFRAVKEQQEPRQAPVKVLLKEHRREVFGGMLAKFVEAAVFPFYTVFLVSYAKAHDVDSGIVLDAVIIAIIVELALLPFWGRLTDRIGRRTTYLGAAVLNLVLVVPAFLAVETGNTLVITLLLVAGLAFGHAGTYAPQASYFPELFPSSVRYTGVSVVWQFGAMLASGPFTVVASALLVLGGGSFTWVAVYVATLIVVSIAGLRWLPETAPSRRGGQEYADWPRYDNH; encoded by the coding sequence ATGCCGACTGACCTCGAATCCCGGACAGGTGGCACGGGACAGCTCCGCCGCACGGTCACCGCATCGGTGATCGGCACCATCGCGGAGTACTACGACTTCTTCATCTACGGCACCGCCTCCGCCCTGGTGTTCAACAAGGTCTTCTTCCCAGAGGTCGACCCGCTGGTCGGCACCCTGGCCGCCTTCTCGACCTACGCCGTCGGGTTCTTCGCCCGGCCGCTCGGCGGGCTCGTCTGGGGACACATCGGCGACCGGATCGGCAGGCAGAAGACGCTGGTCTACACGCTGCTGCTGACCGGCCTCGGCACCTTCGTGGTCGGGCTGATGCCCACCTACGAGCAGATCGGCCTGTGGGCGGCGGTCATCCTCGTCGTGGTCCGGCTGATCCAGGGCTTCGGCGTCGGCGGCGAGCAGGGCGGCGCCCTTCTACTGACCGCGGAAGCCGCCCCACCGGGCAAACGCGGGTTCTACGCCAGCTTCGTGCAGATGGGGTCGCCTGCCGCGTACCTCATCCCAACCGTGCTGTTCGCCGTCCTCGAAGCGCAACTCCCCGAAGCGGCCTTCGTCTCCTGGGGTTGGCGCATCCCGTTCCTGCTCAGCGCCGTGGTCGTCGTGATCGGCCTGTACATTCGGCTGCGGGTGCCCGAATCGGCGACGTTCCGCGCGGTCAAGGAACAGCAGGAACCGCGGCAGGCGCCGGTGAAGGTGCTGCTCAAGGAGCACCGCCGGGAGGTCTTCGGCGGCATGCTCGCCAAGTTCGTGGAGGCCGCGGTCTTCCCCTTCTACACGGTGTTCCTGGTCTCCTACGCCAAGGCGCACGACGTCGACAGCGGCATCGTACTGGACGCGGTGATCATCGCGATCATCGTCGAGCTGGCCCTGCTGCCGTTCTGGGGCAGGCTCACCGACCGCATCGGCCGGCGCACCACCTACCTGGGTGCCGCGGTGCTCAACCTGGTGCTCGTGGTGCCGGCCTTCCTCGCCGTGGAAACCGGGAACACCCTCGTGATCACGCTGCTGCTGGTAGCCGGGCTCGCCTTCGGGCACGCCGGCACCTACGCCCCGCAGGCGTCGTACTTCCCCGAGCTGTTCCCGTCGAGCGTCCGCTACACCGGGGTTTCGGTGGTGTGGCAGTTCGGCGCGATGCTCGCCAGCGGGCCGTTCACCGTGGTCGCCTCGGCCCTGCTGGTGCTCGGCGGCGGCAGCTTCACCTGGGTCGCCGTCTACGTCGCGACGCTCATCGTCGTCAGCATCGCCGGTTTGCGCTGGCTCCCCGAGACCGCACCGAGCCGCCGCGGCGGGCAGGAATACGCCGACTGGCCTCGCTACGACAACCACTGA
- the rpsT gene encoding 30S ribosomal protein S20, giving the protein MANIKSQMKRIKTNEQNRQRNKAVKSAVKTAIRKFREAADAGEKDKAVELQQAASRALDKAASKGVIHKNQAANKKSALAQRANQL; this is encoded by the coding sequence GTGGCCAACATCAAGTCCCAGATGAAGCGGATCAAGACCAACGAGCAGAACCGGCAGCGCAACAAGGCCGTGAAGTCCGCGGTCAAGACCGCCATCCGCAAGTTCCGCGAGGCCGCTGACGCCGGCGAGAAGGACAAGGCCGTCGAGCTGCAGCAGGCCGCCAGCCGCGCGCTGGACAAGGCCGCCAGCAAGGGCGTCATCCACAAGAACCAGGCCGCGAACAAGAAGTCCGCGCTGGCGCAGCGCGCCAACCAGCTCTGA
- a CDS encoding GntR family transcriptional regulator codes for MATTAGDKPSARVLVPRELRQRIVTLQLPPGQPLSENELAAELAVSRTPVRESLLLLAEEDLVRVFPKLGSFVARVDPQRIADAQFVREAVEVSSLTDAVVRRTDEDLADLRRILAEQRESAEDVERFFELDEKFHQRLLAAGGHANVWRTVVSAKAHLDRARRLGLRTVSPVSALIDQHEEIVDALAAGDLEASVTALRAHLRAVFEDVERIRATTPDLFVDSADERPVRRSVTFLQ; via the coding sequence ATGGCAACGACGGCAGGCGACAAGCCCTCGGCGCGGGTGCTGGTGCCCCGGGAACTCCGACAGCGCATCGTCACCCTGCAACTGCCGCCCGGGCAGCCGCTGTCGGAGAACGAGCTGGCGGCCGAGTTGGCCGTAAGCCGCACCCCGGTGCGGGAGAGCCTGCTGCTGCTCGCCGAGGAGGACCTGGTGCGGGTCTTCCCCAAGCTGGGCTCGTTCGTCGCGCGCGTCGACCCGCAGCGGATCGCCGATGCGCAGTTCGTCCGCGAAGCGGTCGAGGTCTCATCACTGACCGATGCGGTGGTGCGCCGCACCGACGAGGACCTTGCCGACCTGCGCCGAATCCTCGCCGAGCAGCGCGAGTCCGCCGAGGATGTCGAGCGGTTCTTCGAACTCGACGAGAAGTTCCACCAGCGACTGCTGGCCGCCGGTGGGCACGCGAACGTCTGGCGGACCGTGGTGTCGGCCAAGGCGCACCTCGACCGCGCCCGCCGCCTCGGCCTGCGCACGGTCAGCCCCGTGTCGGCGCTGATCGATCAGCACGAGGAGATCGTCGACGCCCTCGCCGCGGGCGACCTGGAGGCCAGCGTGACGGCCCTGCGCGCGCACCTGCGAGCGGTCTTCGAAGACGTGGAGCGGATCCGGGCGACGACGCCCGACCTGTTCGTCGACAGCGCCGACGAACGCCCGGTCCGACGGAGCGTCACCTTCCTCCAGTAA
- the manD gene encoding D-mannonate dehydratase ManD, producing MPKIVDAKVIVTAPGRNYVTLKITTEDGVVGWGDATLNGRELAVASYLRDHVCPLLIGRDAHRIEDVWQYLYKGAYWRRGPVTMTAIAAVDIALWDIKGKIAGLPVYQLLGGAARDGVLVYAHASGEDVPELLDDVAAHLDQGYLAVRAQAAVPGVDKTYGIPDRGQQVYEPASSAMPAESRWDTEPYLRFAPTVLGAVRERFGFDFHLLHDVHHRLTPIEAGRLGRDLEEHRMFWIEDPTPAEDQSAFRLVREHTTTPIAVGEVFNSIWDCQQLITERLIDYIRTSVSHAGGITHLRRIFALADLYGVRTGSHGAGDLSPVSLSAALHVDLSVPNFGIQEYMGHAEPASEVFRTSYTFSNGYLHPGDVPGLGVDVDEQAAEEFPYEPRYLPVNRRRDGSVHDW from the coding sequence ATGCCGAAGATCGTCGACGCGAAGGTCATCGTCACCGCGCCCGGCCGCAACTACGTCACGCTCAAGATCACCACGGAAGACGGGGTCGTGGGCTGGGGTGATGCCACCCTCAACGGTCGCGAGCTCGCCGTGGCGTCCTACCTGCGCGACCATGTGTGCCCGCTGCTGATCGGCCGCGACGCGCACCGCATCGAAGACGTCTGGCAGTACCTGTACAAGGGCGCGTACTGGCGGCGCGGACCGGTGACGATGACCGCCATCGCCGCGGTGGACATCGCGCTGTGGGACATCAAGGGCAAGATCGCCGGGCTGCCGGTCTACCAGCTGCTCGGCGGCGCGGCGCGCGACGGCGTGCTGGTCTACGCGCACGCCAGCGGCGAAGACGTCCCCGAACTGCTCGACGACGTCGCCGCGCACCTGGACCAGGGCTACCTCGCGGTCCGCGCCCAGGCGGCGGTGCCCGGCGTCGACAAGACCTACGGCATCCCCGACCGTGGCCAGCAGGTGTACGAGCCGGCATCGTCGGCGATGCCGGCCGAAAGCCGCTGGGACACCGAGCCATACCTGCGGTTCGCGCCGACGGTGCTGGGCGCGGTGCGGGAGCGCTTCGGGTTCGACTTCCACCTGCTGCACGACGTGCACCACCGGCTCACGCCGATCGAAGCGGGCCGCCTGGGCCGCGATCTGGAAGAGCACCGGATGTTCTGGATCGAGGACCCGACGCCCGCCGAGGACCAGAGCGCGTTCCGGCTGGTCCGCGAGCACACCACCACCCCGATCGCGGTCGGCGAGGTGTTCAACTCGATCTGGGATTGCCAGCAGCTCATCACCGAGCGGCTGATCGACTACATCCGCACGTCGGTTTCGCACGCCGGTGGCATCACCCACCTGCGGCGGATCTTCGCGCTCGCCGACCTATACGGAGTGCGGACCGGCTCGCACGGCGCCGGGGACCTCTCCCCCGTGTCGTTGTCGGCGGCGCTGCACGTCGACCTCTCGGTGCCGAACTTCGGCATCCAGGAGTACATGGGGCACGCCGAACCGGCCTCGGAGGTGTTCCGCACCAGCTACACCTTCAGCAACGGGTACCTGCACCCCGGCGACGTCCCGGGACTCGGGGTGGACGTCGACGAGCAGGCGGCGGAGGAGTTCCCGTACGAGCCGCGCTACCTGCCCGTGAACCGGCGCCGCGACGGTTCGGTGCACGACTGGTGA
- a CDS encoding ComEC/Rec2 family competence protein, producing the protein MIARLDLRLVPTGLAVWAVTLTGLLVGWFPAAVLALLCSLAAPLVWRAAPTGPVARGTLAVLLLAGVAATGIAVRAYGVEHHPVRLATEHGERATLRVVLTSAPRPLRGAAFGARRAADRSLVRAELQSGELAGRRVRAGGAMVLLVPTAGWRDLIAGQQVTATGKLSPPRAGELTVAALQVFGQPADVGAAPGWQRVAEDLREGLRRVSADVLSPAAAGLLPGLVVGDTGGLPPEVEQNFETAGLSHLTAVSGANLAIVCGAVLVLLHLVGAGPVMSAGGAGAALVGFVVLAGPEPSVLRAAVMGAITLLALVLGRQRSALPVLSASVIGLLLLLPDLAMSAGFALSVAATAGLVVLAPVWSSALRRRGVPIGLAEAIAVPLAAHVVTAPLIAAISGEVSLMAVPANMLAGPVVAPATVFGVLATVAAPVSTWLAGVLGWLAAPELEWIILVADRAAAVPGAAFDWPSGTVGGLLLAALVVVGLVALRGKRIRWAVAVVVLLAALVLVPVRTMLPGWPVPGWSMVACDVGQGDGLVLATGGPDEAVVVDTGPDPQRAAECLQRLGIRRVALAVLTHLHADHVSGLAALMGKVPVGAVAIGPLREPAWAMDDVTRDARAHRVPVVPLLSGQRVVWPGLVLDVLGPDPVLARAQTADDANDASIVLLATTPAGRVLLTGDVELPGQGRLMSSGADLRADVLKVPHHGSRYTTPLFLRSVRPRLAVISVGEGNTYGHPSAFVVDDLTRAGTKVLRTDQEGDIAILPGPQGPRYVARGGPLRAGES; encoded by the coding sequence GTGATCGCAAGACTCGACCTGCGCCTGGTGCCGACCGGACTCGCGGTCTGGGCCGTGACGTTGACCGGATTGCTGGTGGGCTGGTTTCCGGCCGCGGTCTTGGCGTTGCTCTGCTCGTTGGCCGCGCCACTGGTGTGGAGGGCGGCGCCGACCGGGCCGGTTGCCAGGGGCACCCTCGCGGTCCTGCTGCTGGCGGGCGTTGCCGCGACCGGAATTGCGGTGCGCGCCTACGGCGTCGAGCACCACCCGGTGCGACTGGCAACCGAGCACGGCGAGCGGGCAACACTGCGGGTCGTGTTGACCAGCGCGCCAAGGCCGTTGCGCGGCGCGGCGTTCGGCGCCCGACGAGCGGCGGACAGGTCGTTGGTCCGCGCGGAGCTGCAGTCCGGTGAGCTCGCCGGGCGTCGAGTGCGGGCAGGCGGAGCGATGGTGCTGCTGGTACCGACTGCAGGATGGCGGGATCTCATTGCCGGGCAACAGGTGACCGCGACGGGAAAGCTCTCCCCGCCGCGTGCGGGCGAGCTCACTGTCGCCGCGCTCCAGGTGTTCGGCCAACCGGCCGATGTCGGGGCGGCTCCGGGCTGGCAGCGCGTCGCGGAAGACCTGCGGGAGGGCCTCCGGCGGGTGTCGGCCGACGTGCTCAGCCCGGCCGCGGCGGGACTGCTGCCGGGGTTGGTGGTCGGCGACACCGGGGGACTGCCACCGGAGGTGGAGCAGAACTTCGAGACGGCCGGTCTGTCCCACCTGACGGCGGTTTCGGGGGCCAACCTCGCGATCGTGTGCGGCGCGGTGCTCGTGCTACTGCACCTGGTCGGCGCGGGGCCGGTCATGTCGGCCGGCGGCGCGGGCGCGGCGCTCGTCGGTTTCGTCGTCCTGGCGGGGCCGGAACCGAGCGTGCTGCGCGCGGCGGTGATGGGTGCGATCACGCTGCTGGCGTTGGTGCTTGGCAGGCAGCGGTCGGCGTTGCCGGTGCTGTCCGCGAGCGTGATCGGTTTGCTGCTGCTCTTGCCCGACCTGGCGATGAGCGCGGGATTCGCGCTGTCGGTGGCGGCCACCGCCGGACTGGTGGTGTTGGCACCGGTGTGGTCGTCGGCATTGCGGAGGAGAGGAGTGCCCATTGGATTAGCGGAAGCGATCGCCGTTCCGCTGGCGGCGCACGTCGTCACGGCTCCGCTGATCGCGGCCATTTCCGGCGAGGTCAGCCTGATGGCGGTACCGGCGAACATGCTGGCCGGGCCTGTTGTCGCGCCGGCGACGGTGTTCGGCGTGCTGGCCACCGTGGCCGCACCGGTTTCGACCTGGCTGGCCGGTGTGCTCGGCTGGCTGGCGGCGCCGGAGCTGGAGTGGATCATCCTGGTCGCGGACCGGGCGGCGGCGGTTCCCGGCGCGGCGTTCGACTGGCCATCCGGCACCGTCGGCGGGTTGTTGCTGGCGGCGCTCGTGGTGGTCGGGCTGGTCGCTCTGCGCGGCAAGCGGATTCGCTGGGCGGTTGCGGTCGTGGTGCTGCTCGCGGCGCTGGTGCTGGTGCCGGTGCGCACGATGTTGCCGGGCTGGCCGGTGCCGGGTTGGAGCATGGTGGCCTGCGACGTCGGCCAGGGAGATGGGCTGGTGCTGGCCACCGGTGGCCCGGACGAGGCCGTGGTGGTCGACACCGGACCGGATCCGCAGCGGGCCGCGGAATGCCTGCAGCGGCTGGGCATTCGCCGGGTAGCGCTGGCGGTGCTCACCCACCTGCATGCCGACCACGTCAGCGGACTCGCCGCGCTGATGGGCAAGGTCCCCGTTGGCGCGGTCGCAATCGGCCCGCTGCGAGAACCGGCGTGGGCGATGGACGACGTGACCAGAGATGCCCGCGCACATCGGGTTCCTGTCGTGCCGCTGCTGTCCGGGCAGCGGGTGGTCTGGCCGGGACTGGTCCTCGACGTGCTCGGCCCAGATCCGGTGCTGGCCCGCGCGCAGACGGCCGACGACGCCAACGACGCGTCGATCGTGCTGCTCGCGACCACACCGGCCGGGCGGGTCTTGCTCACCGGCGACGTCGAACTGCCCGGCCAGGGGCGGCTCATGTCGTCCGGTGCGGATCTGCGAGCCGACGTGCTCAAGGTGCCGCACCACGGATCCCGTTACACCACACCACTTTTCCTGCGATCAGTGCGTCCACGACTAGCCGTGATCAGTGTTGGAGAAGGCAACACCTACGGTCACCCGAGCGCGTTCGTCGTCGACGACCTAACCCGCGCGGGCACGAAAGTGCTGCGCACCGACCAGGAAGGAGACATCGCCATCCTGCCCGGCCCGCAGGGGCCCCGCTACGTCGCCAGGGGAGGCCCATTGCGCGCGGGCGAGTCGTAG
- the thrC gene encoding threonine synthase, which yields MTAAAHAQTTPKKTFDLGNAVELVSKEEGHRQPLAPEFVSLEDFSPLEVAYDFGKIRREDIESGPRSIWRYKQLLPVPTNVEEHPNTEPGCTRLIRADKLAKALGVKRIWIKDDTGNPTHSFKDRVVAVALAAAREFGFKVLACPSTGNLANAVAAAAARAGWDSVVLVPKTLERAKILMSAVYDGSLLAVDGNYDDVNRLATELAAEHEDWAFVNVNVRPYYSEGSKTLAFEVAEQLGWRIPEQIVVPIASGSQLTKVYKGFNELGQVGLVEPSPVRIFGAQATGCSPVSTAYKNDHDVVQPVRPDTIVRSLAIGAPADGPYVLDIVRKTGGAIEDVSDDEVREGIRLLARTEGIFAETAGGVTVATAKKLIKAGKIDPDAETVLLITGDGLKTLDAVQDQIGPKATVAPSTDAVNQALGL from the coding sequence ATGACTGCTGCTGCCCATGCCCAGACGACCCCGAAGAAGACCTTCGACCTGGGCAATGCCGTCGAACTGGTGTCCAAGGAAGAGGGCCACCGGCAGCCGTTGGCCCCGGAGTTCGTCTCGCTGGAGGACTTCTCCCCGCTAGAGGTCGCCTACGACTTCGGCAAGATCCGCCGCGAGGACATCGAATCCGGCCCGCGCTCCATCTGGCGCTACAAGCAGCTCCTCCCGGTTCCCACCAACGTCGAAGAGCACCCAAACACCGAGCCGGGCTGTACCCGGCTGATCCGGGCCGACAAGCTCGCGAAGGCGTTGGGCGTCAAGCGGATCTGGATCAAGGACGACACCGGCAACCCCACCCACTCCTTCAAGGACCGCGTCGTCGCGGTGGCGCTGGCCGCCGCCCGCGAGTTCGGCTTCAAGGTGCTGGCCTGCCCCTCCACTGGCAACCTCGCCAACGCGGTGGCCGCCGCCGCGGCCCGCGCCGGCTGGGACTCGGTGGTGCTGGTGCCCAAGACCCTGGAGCGCGCCAAGATCCTGATGAGCGCGGTCTACGACGGGTCGCTGCTGGCCGTCGACGGCAACTACGACGACGTCAACCGGCTGGCCACCGAGCTCGCCGCGGAGCACGAGGACTGGGCGTTCGTCAACGTCAATGTGCGCCCCTACTACTCCGAGGGGTCGAAGACGCTGGCCTTCGAGGTCGCCGAGCAGCTCGGCTGGCGCATCCCCGAGCAGATCGTTGTGCCGATCGCCTCCGGTTCGCAGCTGACCAAGGTCTACAAGGGATTCAACGAGCTCGGCCAGGTCGGCCTGGTGGAGCCGAGCCCGGTGCGGATCTTCGGTGCGCAGGCAACCGGCTGCTCCCCGGTGTCGACGGCGTACAAGAACGACCACGACGTGGTCCAGCCAGTACGGCCGGACACCATCGTCCGTTCGCTGGCCATCGGCGCCCCCGCCGACGGCCCGTACGTGCTGGACATCGTGCGCAAGACCGGCGGCGCCATCGAGGACGTCAGCGACGACGAGGTCCGCGAGGGCATCCGGTTGCTGGCACGCACCGAGGGCATCTTCGCCGAGACGGCCGGCGGGGTCACCGTGGCCACGGCGAAGAAGCTCATCAAGGCGGGCAAGATCGACCCGGACGCCGAGACCGTGCTGCTGATCACCGGTGACGGGCTGAAGACCCTGGACGCGGTGCAGGACCAGATCGGCCCGAAGGCCACCGTCGCCCCGAGCACCGACGCGGTCAACCAGGCGCTGGGGCTCTGA
- a CDS encoding mannitol dehydrogenase family protein has protein sequence MSGERLSARTAPSATPESVGIAHLGLGAFHKAHQAVFTEDAMLAAGDRRWGICGVTQRSGRAAALLAPQDCRYTVLERGPDAAEPRVVSALREVVDGSADPAAVVELLAREDIRVITLTVTEKGYRHDPATGDLNLADPEVLADLTERPPRTVVGQLVRGLQRRAGTGAGPVTVVSCDNLPANGRTLRRLVQQFIDAAGLAELAAWVSEHVRFPATMVDRIVPATTADDLAEVQTRTGLRDEAAVVAEPFRQWVVEDDFAAARPPWELAGAVLVADVEPWEALKLRVLNASHSMLAYLGLACRHATIAEAVAEPLLAGACRGLIGSEVAPVLAAPSGVDVRDYGESVLARFANPALRHTTAQVAKDGSQKLGPRLLDTASEQLASGGDPSWVALGVAAWMRHVATTETLDDPLAGVLRDALGGTPADEASRLLGVERIFAPELARHPVFRDSVTTTYRQLAERGARAVLAERL, from the coding sequence GTGAGCGGCGAACGGCTATCGGCCCGCACCGCCCCCTCCGCGACACCGGAGTCGGTGGGGATCGCGCACCTCGGGCTCGGCGCATTCCACAAGGCGCACCAGGCGGTCTTCACCGAGGACGCGATGCTCGCCGCGGGCGATCGGCGCTGGGGCATCTGCGGGGTCACGCAGCGCAGCGGCAGGGCGGCCGCGCTGTTGGCGCCGCAGGATTGCCGCTACACAGTGCTGGAGCGCGGGCCGGACGCAGCAGAGCCAAGGGTGGTTTCCGCGCTGCGCGAGGTCGTCGACGGCAGCGCGGATCCGGCGGCGGTGGTCGAACTGCTGGCGCGCGAGGACATCCGCGTCATCACGCTCACCGTGACGGAGAAGGGGTACCGGCACGATCCGGCGACCGGTGACCTCAACCTGGCCGACCCCGAGGTGCTGGCCGATCTCACCGAGCGTCCACCTAGGACGGTCGTGGGTCAGCTGGTGCGCGGGCTGCAGCGCCGCGCCGGGACCGGTGCCGGACCGGTCACCGTGGTCAGTTGCGACAACCTGCCCGCCAACGGCCGGACCCTGCGGCGGCTGGTGCAGCAGTTCATCGACGCAGCAGGGCTCGCCGAGCTGGCGGCGTGGGTGTCCGAGCACGTGCGGTTCCCCGCCACGATGGTCGACCGGATCGTGCCCGCGACCACCGCCGACGACCTCGCGGAGGTGCAGACGCGGACCGGGTTGCGGGACGAGGCGGCGGTGGTCGCCGAGCCGTTCCGGCAGTGGGTGGTCGAGGATGACTTCGCCGCCGCCCGCCCGCCGTGGGAGCTCGCCGGAGCGGTGCTGGTCGCCGACGTGGAGCCGTGGGAAGCACTCAAGCTGCGGGTGCTCAACGCGAGCCATTCCATGCTGGCCTACCTGGGTTTGGCGTGCAGGCACGCGACGATCGCGGAAGCCGTGGCCGAACCGCTGCTAGCCGGCGCCTGCCGCGGGCTGATCGGCTCGGAGGTCGCGCCGGTGCTCGCTGCACCGTCCGGCGTCGACGTGCGCGATTACGGCGAGTCCGTGCTGGCGCGGTTCGCGAACCCCGCTCTGCGGCACACCACCGCCCAGGTCGCCAAGGACGGCTCGCAGAAACTCGGGCCCCGCCTGCTTGACACGGCATCGGAACAGCTCGCCTCCGGCGGCGACCCGAGTTGGGTGGCGCTCGGGGTCGCGGCCTGGATGCGGCACGTCGCGACCACCGAAACGCTCGACGACCCGCTGGCGGGCGTGCTGCGCGACGCGCTCGGCGGAACCCCAGCCGACGAGGCGAGCCGTCTGCTCGGTGTCGAGCGGATCTTCGCGCCGGAACTCGCTCGGCACCCGGTTTTCCGCGATTCGGTGACGACGACGTACCGGCAACTCGCGGAACGCGGCGCGCGCGCTGTCCTCGCCGAGCGGCTCTGA
- a CDS encoding sulfite exporter TauE/SafE family protein has translation MLDALNWPGFADLSLAGLLFLCGAAFLAGAVDAIVGGGGLIQLPAMLLLLPGGEVIYSLATTKVASIAGTAAAARTYAKRTPIDWRAALSMALVALFGALGGAALADALPSHVLNVVVLVALALVGVYTWRKPELGSADVPRFERRIQLLVMLVGGAVIGFWDGIAGPGTGSFLVFLLVGLVGFAFVTASATAKVVNVATNIGALAFFIPAGKVLWGLALVMAASNMAGSVLGAMIAAKRGSGFVRQVFLTVVVGLVLSLGWKLAAGA, from the coding sequence GTGCTCGATGCGTTGAACTGGCCCGGATTCGCCGACTTGTCCCTCGCCGGACTGCTGTTCCTCTGCGGCGCCGCCTTCCTGGCCGGGGCGGTCGACGCGATCGTCGGCGGCGGTGGCCTGATCCAGCTGCCCGCAATGCTGCTGCTCCTGCCCGGCGGCGAGGTGATCTATTCGCTGGCGACCACCAAGGTCGCGTCGATCGCAGGTACGGCCGCCGCCGCCCGGACCTACGCGAAGCGGACGCCGATCGACTGGCGGGCGGCGCTGTCGATGGCGCTCGTCGCCCTGTTCGGGGCCCTCGGCGGCGCGGCGCTGGCCGATGCCCTGCCGTCGCACGTGCTCAACGTGGTCGTGCTGGTCGCATTGGCGCTCGTCGGCGTCTACACCTGGCGCAAGCCCGAGCTCGGCTCGGCGGACGTCCCGCGGTTCGAGCGGCGCATCCAGTTGCTGGTGATGCTCGTCGGTGGCGCCGTGATCGGCTTCTGGGACGGAATCGCCGGCCCGGGCACCGGTTCGTTCTTGGTGTTCCTGCTCGTCGGCCTGGTCGGCTTCGCGTTCGTCACGGCGTCGGCGACAGCGAAGGTCGTCAACGTGGCCACGAACATCGGCGCGCTGGCGTTCTTCATTCCGGCGGGCAAGGTCCTGTGGGGATTGGCGCTGGTGATGGCCGCGAGCAACATGGCGGGCAGCGTCCTCGGCGCGATGATCGCCGCGAAGCGCGGCTCCGGCTTCGTGCGCCAGGTCTTCCTGACCGTGGTGGTGGGCCTCGTGCTCAGCCTCGGCTGGAAGCTCGCGGCCGGCGCGTAG